The proteins below come from a single Chitinophaga pinensis DSM 2588 genomic window:
- a CDS encoding ABC transporter permease — protein sequence MRLSLFVARRIAFNRSSSFSRFIINIAVVATAISVAVMILAVALVNGFQQVIQQKIFSFWGHIHITQYQPNAGPLTEQVPFIGDSSIVEKLKNIKGITTVNAYATKSAIVKAEKDLEGVIFKGVDRHYDWNHLQQFLQEGHAIRYNDSSYAPEVMISVSLAKELKLKLNDPLIVYFIQGAGQPPRARKLIVGGIFKTGIEEYDKTYILGDLELIRKLNDWKPGSIAGYEIFTNDYRNIQQIATKAYDVIPETLFMRSIEEIYPNIFAWLRLQNKNEIIILVIMSIVAVINMITAILILILERTNMIGIVKALGMRSFNIQKIFIYQAGYIVLAGIILGNILGIGIAVLQQTTGFFKLPEESYYMSVAAISLHWWEVLAIDAGTLLICLLVLIIPSRVIRRITPVKAIQFK from the coding sequence ATGCGTTTATCTCTATTTGTCGCCAGACGGATCGCATTTAACCGGTCCTCTTCCTTTTCGAGGTTTATCATCAACATAGCAGTGGTGGCTACTGCTATCAGCGTGGCGGTCATGATACTGGCGGTGGCACTGGTAAACGGTTTTCAGCAGGTAATCCAGCAGAAAATATTCAGTTTCTGGGGACATATCCACATTACCCAGTATCAGCCTAATGCAGGGCCGCTGACAGAGCAGGTCCCTTTTATAGGTGACAGCTCCATTGTGGAAAAGTTGAAAAATATCAAAGGCATCACCACGGTCAACGCATATGCTACCAAATCTGCGATTGTGAAAGCGGAAAAGGACCTGGAAGGCGTTATTTTCAAAGGTGTGGACCGTCATTACGACTGGAACCATTTGCAGCAATTCCTGCAGGAAGGTCACGCTATCCGGTATAATGACAGTAGCTATGCACCCGAAGTTATGATCTCTGTGAGCCTGGCGAAAGAATTAAAGCTGAAACTCAATGATCCGCTGATTGTTTACTTCATCCAGGGGGCAGGTCAGCCGCCAAGGGCACGTAAACTGATAGTAGGCGGCATTTTTAAAACAGGGATTGAAGAATACGATAAAACGTACATTCTGGGCGACCTGGAACTGATACGCAAGCTGAATGACTGGAAACCAGGCAGTATTGCCGGATATGAGATATTCACAAATGATTACCGTAACATCCAGCAGATTGCCACCAAGGCATATGATGTGATTCCGGAAACCTTATTCATGCGTTCCATTGAGGAAATCTACCCTAATATCTTCGCCTGGCTACGTTTGCAGAATAAAAATGAAATTATCATCCTCGTGATCATGTCTATCGTAGCAGTGATTAACATGATCACCGCCATCCTCATACTGATACTTGAGCGCACAAATATGATCGGTATTGTAAAGGCATTGGGAATGCGCAGCTTCAATATTCAGAAAATCTTTATTTATCAGGCGGGTTATATTGTGCTGGCGGGTATTATCCTGGGTAATATCCTGGGTATAGGCATTGCTGTCCTGCAACAAACGACCGGTTTCTTTAAACTACCGGAAGAATCCTATTATATGTCAGTAGCCGCAATATCCCTGCACTGGTGGGAAGTTTTGGCGATTGATGCAGGTACACTGCTGATATGCCTGCTGGTACTTATTATACCTTCACGGGTGATCCGGAGAATTACCCCTGTAAAAGCCATTCAGTTCAAATAA
- a CDS encoding tetratricopeptide repeat protein, whose translation MNQDFPFLNDDFEELKDLLQQFENLKAGTSHSFLDEDSFELIIDYYDEHDELPNAMQAAEMAIEQFPYSSTLLLKKANLLIESKKYQEAMDLLEKASILDSTDINLYILQTDVYLAMNQHEKAAALLEEQIAVFEGDDKTELLLELADVYDDCEEFEKVFDCLRLALEHAPNNEEALHKICFWTEFTGRNEESIRLHTNIINEHPYNQLAWFNLGTAYQGLKLYEKAIDAYQYAIVIDEKFDYAYRNMGDAYIRLRKYAEAIDVLKKHLEIAKPEDVIYEAIGHCYERQRKYTQARYYYRKASHLSPGDDKLYYKIGIAYMTEANWENAIKSIMSAIKINKNSAEYLIALGQCYIELEKNKEGLIHLLAAVRIRPSSITTWQEFIRGLYISGFYDEALIQLDAAIQKVGHKPVLQYYLAGIMFATGKSKEGMLQLETALQMNVKHVKKLIELDPTLLQHPGIVELITRYKKTKKNK comes from the coding sequence ATGAATCAAGACTTTCCATTTTTAAACGACGATTTTGAGGAGTTAAAAGACTTGTTGCAGCAGTTTGAAAACCTGAAAGCAGGCACGTCTCACTCCTTTCTCGACGAGGATTCTTTCGAACTGATCATAGACTATTATGATGAGCATGATGAACTTCCTAATGCCATGCAGGCTGCTGAGATGGCGATAGAGCAGTTTCCCTATTCTTCTACTCTCTTACTGAAAAAGGCTAATCTACTTATAGAATCGAAGAAATACCAGGAGGCCATGGATCTGCTGGAAAAAGCTTCCATATTGGATAGTACCGATATTAACCTGTACATCCTCCAGACTGATGTATATCTTGCGATGAACCAGCACGAAAAGGCCGCGGCCCTGCTGGAAGAACAGATAGCTGTTTTTGAAGGAGACGATAAGACGGAACTGCTGCTTGAACTGGCAGACGTATATGATGACTGCGAAGAGTTCGAAAAGGTATTCGACTGCCTCAGACTGGCACTTGAGCACGCTCCCAATAACGAAGAGGCCTTGCATAAGATCTGTTTCTGGACCGAATTTACCGGCCGGAACGAAGAAAGCATCCGCCTTCACACCAATATCATTAACGAACACCCCTACAATCAGCTGGCCTGGTTTAACCTGGGTACCGCCTATCAGGGGCTTAAATTGTACGAGAAAGCAATCGATGCCTATCAGTACGCCATCGTTATTGACGAAAAATTTGATTACGCGTACCGTAATATGGGCGATGCTTACATCCGCTTACGCAAATATGCCGAAGCAATCGACGTGCTGAAAAAACACCTCGAAATTGCGAAACCGGAGGACGTCATCTATGAGGCAATCGGTCACTGTTACGAACGCCAGCGTAAATACACACAGGCCCGCTATTACTACCGTAAGGCATCCCATCTCAGTCCGGGCGACGATAAGCTGTACTACAAGATCGGTATCGCTTATATGACAGAAGCCAACTGGGAAAACGCGATCAAGTCCATCATGAGCGCTATTAAAATCAATAAAAACAGCGCCGAATACCTGATCGCCCTTGGTCAGTGTTATATTGAACTTGAAAAGAACAAAGAAGGCCTGATTCACCTGCTGGCCGCCGTACGCATCCGTCCTTCCAGTATCACCACCTGGCAGGAATTTATCCGCGGACTCTACATTTCCGGTTTCTATGACGAAGCCCTGATCCAGCTGGATGCAGCTATTCAGAAAGTTGGTCACAAACCGGTATTGCAGTACTACCTGGCAGGTATCATGTTCGCTACCGGTAAGTCTAAAGAAGGTATGCTGCAACTGGAAACAGCCCTGCAGATGAATGTAAAACATGTCAAGAAACTCATAGAACTTGACCCGACTTTACTCCAGCATCCCGGTATCGTAGAGCTCATTACCAGGTATAAAAAGACCAAAAAAAACAAGTAA
- a CDS encoding shikimate dehydrogenase family protein — MKVYGLIGYPLSHSFSKGFFAEKFAREGIKECMYDSFPIPTIGDLPALLTQQPGLQGLNVTIPYKEVVIPYLDELSPAAAKMKAVNCIRFKDGRKIGYNTDAIGFRRSLEPLLQPHHNKALILGTGGAAKAVQYVLESLNIPYQLVSRQASAATISYEQLDAATMASHTLIVNTTPLGMYPNLEAAPAIPYELLTADHLLYDLIYNPAVTAFLQKGADKGATIKNGHEMLILQAEASWEIWNEQ, encoded by the coding sequence ATGAAGGTTTATGGTCTTATTGGATATCCGCTGAGTCATTCATTCTCCAAAGGCTTTTTCGCCGAGAAGTTTGCACGCGAAGGCATCAAGGAATGCATGTATGATAGTTTTCCGATCCCAACCATCGGCGACCTGCCTGCTTTACTGACACAACAGCCGGGATTGCAGGGGCTCAATGTGACCATCCCTTATAAGGAAGTTGTAATACCATATCTTGATGAATTAAGTCCTGCTGCCGCTAAAATGAAGGCAGTGAACTGTATCCGGTTTAAAGATGGCCGTAAGATAGGTTACAACACAGACGCCATCGGATTCAGAAGATCCCTTGAACCTTTACTCCAACCACATCATAATAAGGCATTGATACTGGGTACCGGCGGTGCAGCAAAAGCTGTACAGTATGTACTCGAAAGTCTGAATATACCGTATCAGCTGGTTAGCCGTCAGGCATCTGCAGCAACCATCAGCTATGAACAACTGGATGCCGCCACAATGGCTTCACATACGCTGATCGTCAACACCACGCCACTGGGTATGTACCCTAACCTGGAAGCAGCGCCCGCTATACCTTATGAACTGCTCACAGCCGATCACCTGTTATATGATCTGATCTATAATCCCGCTGTTACTGCCTTTTTACAAAAAGGAGCCGACAAAGGAGCCACGATCAAAAATGGGCATGAGATGCTGATCCTGCAGGCAGAAGCCAGCTGGGAAATCTGGAACGAACAATAA
- the truB gene encoding tRNA pseudouridine(55) synthase TruB, with the protein MNQTAEKNIYEEGQVVLINKPLKWTSFDIVRKIRNTTKAKTGHAGTLDPLATGLLICCTGKMTKKINEYQAQEKEYTGTFTIGATTPTYDLESEPTDFKPLDGITEELIHDTTKQFIGELQQLPPIHSAIKQNGKPIYELARKGVEVKVEPRNIVIKEFEITNIALPVIHFRVVCSTGTYIRSLANDFGAALGVGGYMSSLCRTRIGAFKLEDAWEIEKFVEELGGTFKAKS; encoded by the coding sequence ATGAATCAGACTGCTGAAAAAAATATTTACGAAGAAGGACAGGTGGTATTGATCAACAAGCCTTTGAAATGGACGTCTTTCGATATCGTAAGAAAGATAAGAAACACCACAAAAGCAAAGACTGGTCATGCGGGTACCCTCGATCCGCTGGCGACTGGTCTGCTGATCTGCTGCACAGGTAAAATGACAAAAAAGATCAACGAGTACCAGGCACAGGAAAAAGAATATACCGGTACTTTCACTATAGGTGCAACAACGCCCACTTACGATCTGGAATCTGAACCAACAGATTTTAAACCACTGGACGGTATCACCGAAGAGCTGATACATGATACGACAAAACAGTTTATTGGCGAATTACAACAGTTACCGCCTATTCACTCTGCGATCAAACAGAATGGTAAACCCATCTATGAACTGGCCAGAAAAGGGGTAGAGGTGAAAGTAGAGCCGCGTAACATCGTCATCAAAGAATTTGAAATTACAAACATTGCATTGCCGGTAATACATTTCCGCGTTGTATGCAGTACCGGTACCTATATCCGTTCTCTGGCCAATGATTTTGGCGCAGCGCTGGGCGTGGGCGGTTATATGAGCAGTCTTTGCAGAACAAGAATCGGTGCGTTTAAGCTGGAAGATGCCTGGGAGATTGAGAAATTTGTGGAAGAACTGGGCGGCACTTTCAAAGCGAAATCTTAG
- a CDS encoding class I SAM-dependent methyltransferase, translated as MSLVQHSNANVRYQQQVDNSIHYVLPFIDAAMPVTPDLRIMEIGCGEGGVLIPFLEKGCHCVGVDLSDDKIALAHDYLKEYVDAGNMQLINKNIYDVDFLGEFKHSFDLIILKDAIEHIPDQAKIIGYLKNLLTPRGQVYFGFPPWYMPHGGHQQTCESKVLNMMPYIHLLPNPLYRGVLRAFGEPPNIIAELMEIKETGISIERFERIVKQQGYDITKKQFYLINPIYKYKFGLKPRLQWGPVAAVPFVRNFLTTCVYYMIKAQ; from the coding sequence ATGTCTTTAGTACAACACAGCAACGCGAATGTCAGATACCAGCAACAGGTGGATAATTCCATTCACTATGTGCTGCCTTTTATCGATGCAGCTATGCCGGTAACACCTGATCTCCGGATAATGGAAATAGGCTGTGGTGAAGGAGGCGTATTGATACCTTTCCTGGAAAAAGGTTGTCATTGTGTGGGTGTGGATCTGTCGGATGACAAGATTGCACTGGCGCATGACTATCTGAAAGAATATGTAGATGCGGGCAACATGCAGCTGATCAACAAAAATATTTATGATGTTGATTTTCTGGGTGAGTTCAAACATTCTTTTGATCTTATCATTCTGAAAGATGCGATCGAACATATTCCTGACCAGGCGAAGATCATTGGCTATCTCAAGAACCTGCTTACTCCCCGTGGACAAGTCTATTTCGGCTTTCCACCCTGGTATATGCCGCATGGCGGTCATCAGCAGACCTGCGAAAGCAAGGTGCTGAATATGATGCCTTACATACATCTGCTTCCAAACCCGCTCTACAGAGGGGTTTTACGTGCCTTTGGCGAACCGCCTAATATCATTGCGGAACTGATGGAGATCAAGGAAACCGGTATTTCCATTGAGCGCTTTGAGCGGATCGTGAAACAGCAGGGATATGATATAACGAAGAAGCAATTCTATCTGATCAATCCGATCTACAAATATAAATTCGGTCTGAAACCAAGACTGCAATGGGGGCCGGTAGCGGCTGTACCGTTTGTAAGGAACTTCTTGACGACCTGTGTTTATTATATGATCAAGGCGCAATAG
- a CDS encoding TrmH family RNA methyltransferase, producing MLSKAQIKYIQSLQHKKYRQKSSQFMAEGDKIVPELLQEGVPVKEVYATSAWIAAHRALLDRTKDVNVTEVDENVLRQLSALTTPNQAIALLDIPGSAAIAPGSLKGTVSLALETIQDPGNLGTIIRIADWFGIRQIICTPDCVDAYNPKTIQATMGSIARVKILESDISTLIKEAGVPSYAATLHGRDITEFSKLEEGIILIGNESRGLSEAVISASTHKITIPRLGGAESLNAGVAAGIICGRLLI from the coding sequence ATGTTGTCGAAGGCGCAAATTAAGTATATTCAATCATTACAGCATAAAAAATACCGTCAAAAATCCAGCCAGTTCATGGCAGAGGGCGATAAGATCGTTCCTGAGCTGCTACAGGAGGGCGTTCCGGTAAAAGAAGTATATGCAACTTCAGCCTGGATCGCTGCTCACAGGGCGTTACTGGATCGTACGAAAGACGTGAATGTAACGGAAGTAGACGAAAATGTCTTAAGACAGCTGTCTGCACTCACTACGCCTAATCAGGCGATTGCCCTGCTGGATATCCCCGGATCGGCTGCTATAGCCCCCGGATCACTGAAAGGTACGGTATCGCTGGCACTGGAAACGATCCAGGATCCCGGTAACCTGGGGACTATCATTCGTATAGCCGACTGGTTCGGTATCCGTCAGATCATTTGTACGCCTGACTGTGTAGATGCCTATAATCCTAAAACCATCCAGGCCACGATGGGAAGTATTGCCCGTGTAAAGATACTGGAGAGCGATATCAGTACCCTGATCAAAGAAGCTGGTGTGCCATCCTATGCAGCCACACTGCATGGGCGTGATATTACTGAATTTTCGAAGCTGGAAGAGGGGATTATCCTGATTGGAAATGAGTCCCGCGGACTCAGTGAGGCGGTGATAAGTGCCAGCACCCATAAAATTACGATTCCCCGGCTGGGCGGTGCGGAGTCACTGAATGCAGGTGTGGCAGCAGGCATTATCTGTGGCAGATTACTGATATAA
- a CDS encoding enoyl-CoA hydratase/isomerase family protein: MVFEHILYNVSGRVATITLNRPEKRNALNGATVGELRTAFNQAETDPEVKVIILKGAGEAFCAGADLEYLQQLQRNTREENLADSKELMQLMQQIYYHNKVVIAQVEGHAIAGGCGLVTICDLSYAIPAAKLGYTEVKIGFIPALVSVFLVRKIGEGRARDLLLTGRLITAEKAEYYGLLNEVVPADLIEAHVAKVAEDLCTGASANSLKVTKKLITSVFDQPIENALLNAAEMNAETREHADCQRGINAFLAKEKMVW; this comes from the coding sequence AAACGCAATGCGCTGAACGGCGCTACAGTAGGAGAACTACGTACAGCCTTTAATCAGGCTGAGACAGATCCCGAAGTGAAAGTAATTATCCTGAAAGGCGCCGGTGAAGCTTTTTGCGCCGGAGCAGACCTAGAATATCTCCAGCAACTCCAACGTAATACCAGAGAAGAAAATCTTGCCGATTCAAAAGAACTGATGCAGCTCATGCAGCAGATCTATTATCATAATAAAGTAGTTATTGCCCAGGTAGAAGGACATGCGATTGCAGGTGGCTGCGGACTCGTAACAATCTGCGACCTGAGTTATGCAATACCTGCTGCCAAACTGGGATACACGGAGGTGAAAATCGGTTTTATACCAGCGCTGGTATCCGTATTTCTGGTCAGGAAAATAGGTGAGGGGCGTGCCCGCGACTTACTGCTCACCGGTAGATTAATCACTGCCGAAAAGGCGGAATATTATGGTTTGCTGAATGAAGTGGTGCCCGCCGACCTTATTGAAGCCCATGTGGCAAAAGTGGCGGAAGATCTCTGTACCGGTGCTTCTGCCAATTCGCTTAAAGTGACCAAAAAACTGATTACTTCTGTATTTGATCAGCCGATAGAAAATGCATTGCTGAACGCCGCTGAAATGAATGCAGAAACCAGGGAACATGCTGATTGTCAGAGAGGTATAAACGCGTTTCTGGCGAAGGAAAAGATGGTCTGGTAA
- a CDS encoding BamA/TamA family outer membrane protein has translation MQQRPHSSLFIYLNYSIILMISLALAGCSNTKYLQKNQLLYIDADVDVKGEASSIDKQDIRSSLYSKQLMLQQPNTLFVGTRFKVWLYNQKHNEKKSNWFWNLMLSPRNLEDPVIYDSTKTKESIKRMVSYLNNQGYFYATIDRVESIKRQKVSVTYKVNTGKNFVINKIYYEIPDTNLLKIVKDNEKLSLIKTGVPYKQEILGSERERLMRVIRNGGYYKFDRDAIEFEIDTLHKSLFRNLMNPFEGIVNVYNERKGQDRPKMDISVRIWHPEDSSIRYQQYVLDSIIAYPDYPVYGNNADSIFKTTQRKELTIRFRQNILKPSVLYRSILLKSGDMFSQQRTNDAINRLYDLGAWQFVTLQYRERKDTPNTLNTYIYLTPKRRQEIGANFEVSTSSDYLVGSGISLNYKHLNIGHSATQLNVSLNTGIELIRSQGTWMLQSQEIGGQVSLIFPRFITPFHIAQGTRSAVRTRLTAGVDYLTRSSKFYISNVNASFGYEWNASPYKRWIVKPISLNYVGVNLNEVFRETVVNLNPYLKRSFEPAFIGGENVTYIYSNNDALHKNHYSYFRANVEESGAWLNGINSLWGAVASNGNDLETMTNMPIANFLKLEADYRHYWSLTSHTVLATRAYGGVGIPYGKSDVMPYIRQFTAGGPNSIRAWRLRTLGPGVFKDSSLTASTFPDQTGDMKLEANIEYRFDLLRLFDGSINLKGATFLDIGNIWMLKKDTTRPGGEFRLQNLYRDLAVGTGAGLRLDFSFFLIRLDWGVPVKVPYFKGNKSGWYLGEWQLGNAEWRRNNIIWNIAIGYPF, from the coding sequence ATGCAGCAGCGGCCACATAGTTCCCTTTTTATTTACCTGAACTATTCAATCATCCTGATGATTTCACTCGCGCTGGCTGGATGTTCCAATACAAAATACCTGCAGAAAAATCAGCTCTTATATATCGATGCGGATGTAGACGTCAAAGGGGAAGCCTCTTCCATTGACAAACAGGATATCCGTAGTTCTCTTTACTCCAAACAGCTGATGCTGCAACAGCCGAACACACTCTTTGTCGGTACCCGTTTTAAAGTGTGGCTCTATAACCAGAAACACAACGAGAAAAAATCCAACTGGTTCTGGAACCTGATGTTGTCTCCCCGCAACCTGGAAGATCCTGTGATCTATGATTCTACTAAAACAAAAGAATCGATCAAACGCATGGTCAGCTACCTGAATAATCAGGGTTATTTCTATGCCACCATCGATCGCGTGGAATCCATCAAAAGGCAGAAAGTCAGCGTGACCTACAAGGTAAATACCGGCAAAAACTTCGTGATCAATAAGATCTATTACGAAATACCGGATACCAATCTGCTGAAAATCGTAAAAGACAACGAAAAGCTGTCGCTGATCAAAACCGGCGTGCCTTATAAACAGGAAATACTGGGTAGTGAAAGAGAGCGACTGATGCGTGTGATACGTAACGGTGGTTACTATAAATTTGACCGCGACGCTATTGAATTTGAGATAGATACCCTTCATAAAAGCCTGTTCAGAAACCTCATGAATCCATTTGAGGGTATCGTGAACGTGTACAATGAACGTAAAGGACAGGACAGACCTAAAATGGATATTTCCGTACGTATCTGGCATCCGGAAGATTCCTCTATCCGTTATCAGCAATATGTACTGGACAGCATCATTGCCTATCCTGATTACCCGGTGTATGGTAATAATGCAGACTCTATTTTCAAAACCACACAGCGGAAAGAACTGACGATCCGCTTCCGCCAGAATATTCTGAAACCCTCCGTTTTATACAGGTCCATCCTGTTAAAAAGCGGTGATATGTTCTCTCAGCAACGTACCAATGATGCGATCAACAGGTTGTATGACCTGGGTGCATGGCAGTTTGTAACGCTGCAATACCGCGAAAGAAAGGATACGCCCAATACACTCAATACCTACATTTACCTGACGCCAAAACGCCGCCAGGAAATAGGGGCCAACTTTGAGGTCAGTACGAGCTCGGACTATCTTGTGGGTAGTGGTATCAGTTTGAACTATAAACACCTGAATATCGGCCACTCCGCCACACAGTTAAATGTGAGTCTGAATACAGGTATTGAACTGATCCGTTCACAAGGTACCTGGATGCTGCAATCACAGGAGATCGGCGGACAGGTCAGTCTGATATTCCCAAGGTTTATCACACCTTTCCATATTGCGCAGGGTACACGTTCGGCAGTAAGAACCCGACTCACAGCGGGGGTTGACTATCTTACCCGTTCTTCGAAGTTTTACATTTCCAACGTAAATGCATCCTTTGGTTATGAGTGGAATGCTTCTCCTTATAAACGCTGGATCGTAAAACCTATCTCCCTGAACTATGTAGGTGTAAACCTGAATGAGGTATTCCGGGAAACAGTGGTGAACCTGAACCCTTATCTGAAACGTAGTTTTGAACCGGCATTTATCGGCGGAGAAAACGTCACTTACATCTACAGCAATAACGATGCACTGCATAAGAATCATTACTCTTACTTCCGTGCAAACGTAGAAGAGTCCGGCGCATGGCTGAACGGTATCAACAGTTTGTGGGGTGCTGTAGCCAGCAACGGGAATGACCTGGAGACGATGACCAATATGCCGATCGCGAACTTCCTCAAACTGGAAGCGGATTACAGACATTACTGGTCACTGACCAGCCACACCGTACTTGCCACCCGTGCTTATGGCGGTGTGGGCATTCCTTATGGCAAATCGGATGTAATGCCTTATATCCGTCAGTTTACAGCCGGCGGTCCTAACAGTATCCGTGCGTGGCGACTGCGTACGCTGGGTCCTGGTGTATTTAAAGACAGTTCGTTAACAGCCAGTACATTCCCTGATCAGACGGGTGATATGAAGCTGGAAGCTAATATTGAATACCGTTTTGACCTGTTACGTCTTTTTGATGGCAGCATTAACCTGAAAGGCGCTACTTTCCTGGATATAGGTAATATCTGGATGCTGAAGAAAGATACCACCCGTCCCGGTGGTGAATTCAGATTACAAAACCTCTACAGAGATCTGGCGGTGGGTACCGGCGCCGGTTTGAGACTGGATTTCTCCTTCTTCCTGATCAGGCTTGACTGGGGTGTGCCTGTTAAAGTACCTTATTTCAAAGGCAACAAGAGCGGCTGGTACCTGGGAGAATGGCAACTGGGTAATGCAGAGTGGCGCAGGAATAACATTATCTGGAACATTGCGATCGGTTATCCCTTCTGA
- a CDS encoding phosphosulfolactate synthase: MNFNLTQIPDRTKKPRNHGLTMVMDKGLSLEEAKNFLSVASPHVDILKLGFGTSFVTPNLRQKIELYQSANIPVYFGGTLFEAFLIRNQFDDFVNVIKDYGIKHIEVSDGSITIPHAEKCGYIEKLAKIATVLSEVGSKDAEHIIPPYKWIELMNAELGAGATYVIAEARESGNVGIYRGTGEVREGLVQEILTKIPSEKIIWEAPQKAQQLYFLELIGCNVNLGNLAPHEVISLEAMRIGLRGDTFHLFLNQ, from the coding sequence ATGAATTTTAATCTGACACAAATTCCCGATCGGACAAAGAAACCTCGTAACCATGGGCTGACTATGGTGATGGATAAAGGGCTAAGTTTGGAAGAAGCCAAGAATTTTTTATCGGTAGCGTCTCCTCACGTAGATATCCTGAAACTGGGTTTTGGAACCTCGTTCGTAACTCCTAACCTGCGCCAGAAAATAGAATTATACCAATCTGCCAATATCCCCGTATACTTCGGTGGAACTTTATTTGAGGCATTTCTGATCCGTAATCAGTTTGATGACTTTGTGAATGTGATCAAAGATTATGGGATTAAACATATTGAAGTTTCCGACGGATCTATCACCATTCCGCACGCTGAAAAATGCGGTTATATCGAGAAGCTGGCTAAAATAGCAACCGTATTGAGCGAAGTAGGCTCCAAGGATGCAGAACACATCATTCCTCCTTATAAATGGATCGAACTGATGAATGCAGAACTGGGCGCCGGCGCTACTTATGTAATCGCAGAAGCACGCGAAAGCGGTAACGTAGGTATCTATCGCGGTACCGGTGAAGTACGTGAAGGGCTGGTACAGGAAATCCTGACCAAGATCCCGTCTGAGAAAATTATTTGGGAAGCTCCGCAGAAAGCACAGCAGCTGTATTTCCTGGAACTGATCGGCTGTAATGTGAACCTGGGTAACCTGGCGCCACACGAAGTGATCTCCCTGGAAGCAATGCGTATCGGTCTGAGAGGAGACACTTTCCACCTGTTCCTGAATCAATAA